One Caulobacter segnis genomic window carries:
- a CDS encoding DNA polymerase IV: MKSLCRDCGWTGEAKVSRCPSCHSPRTIFHAELGTLSIAHLDCDAFYASVEKRDDPSLRDLPVIVGGGKRGVVTTACYIARMSGARSAMPMFKALKLCPDAVVIKPNFAKYKEESRRIHEKLDRLTPLIQPLSLDEAWIDLTGTERLHGATPAQMLARLQAEIERDIGLTVSIGLAPNKFLAKIASELDKPRGFSAIGVAEAQTFLADKPVGILPGVGPATVSSLAEIGLKTVGDIAAADLKLLANRLGSGGLRLHRLAHGQDSRLVDPDQARKTISAETTFNDDLHKREDLEDELWPLCEKVAKQARKEGVAGRVATLKLRTPDFKIHTRRRTLAVPTQTARTLFQVARELLAAEPKGLSYRLIGAGLTEFVDAETAGSDMFADDERRTLKNETAIDALRGKFGAAAVVSGRALKGR, translated from the coding sequence ATGAAGTCCCTGTGCCGCGACTGCGGGTGGACGGGCGAGGCCAAGGTCTCGCGCTGTCCGTCCTGCCACTCGCCGCGCACGATCTTCCACGCGGAGCTGGGGACCCTCTCGATCGCCCACCTGGACTGCGACGCCTTCTACGCCTCGGTGGAGAAGCGCGACGATCCGAGCCTGCGCGACCTACCGGTGATCGTCGGCGGCGGCAAGCGCGGGGTCGTGACCACCGCCTGCTACATCGCCCGCATGAGCGGCGCCCGCTCGGCCATGCCGATGTTCAAGGCGCTGAAGCTGTGCCCCGACGCCGTGGTCATCAAGCCGAACTTCGCCAAGTACAAGGAAGAGAGTCGGCGCATCCACGAGAAGCTGGACAGGCTGACGCCGCTGATCCAGCCGCTGTCGCTGGACGAGGCCTGGATCGACCTGACCGGCACCGAACGCCTGCATGGCGCCACGCCCGCCCAGATGCTGGCCCGGCTGCAGGCCGAGATCGAGCGCGACATCGGCCTGACCGTCTCGATCGGCCTGGCGCCCAACAAGTTCCTGGCCAAGATCGCCTCCGAGCTGGACAAGCCGCGCGGCTTCTCGGCGATCGGCGTCGCGGAAGCCCAGACCTTCCTGGCGGACAAGCCGGTCGGCATCCTGCCGGGGGTGGGCCCCGCCACCGTCTCCAGCCTGGCCGAGATTGGCCTGAAGACCGTCGGCGACATCGCCGCAGCCGACCTCAAGCTGCTGGCCAACCGCCTGGGCTCCGGCGGCCTGCGCCTGCACCGCCTGGCCCACGGCCAGGACAGCCGCCTCGTCGATCCCGACCAGGCCCGCAAGACCATCAGCGCCGAGACCACCTTCAACGACGACCTGCACAAGCGCGAGGACCTCGAGGACGAGCTGTGGCCGCTGTGCGAGAAGGTCGCCAAGCAGGCCCGCAAGGAGGGCGTGGCCGGCCGCGTGGCGACGCTGAAGCTGCGCACCCCCGACTTCAAGATCCACACCCGCCGCCGCACCCTGGCCGTGCCGACCCAGACGGCCCGCACCCTGTTCCAGGTGGCGCGAGAGCTGCTGGCCGCCGAACCCAAGGGCCTCTCCTACCGCCTGATCGGCGCGGGCCTGACCGAATTCGTCGACGCCGAGACCGCCGGGTCGGACATGTTCGCCGACGACGAGCGCCGAACGCTGAAGAACGAGACCGCCATCGACGCCCTGCGCGGCAAGTTCGGCGCCGCGGCGGTGGTCAGCGGGCGGGCCCTGAAGGGCCGCTGA
- a CDS encoding ROK family protein, with protein sequence MIRFGIDFGGTKIEAAALNAAGEFVARVRKPNPGNYQDALEVVAQLVTDAETMAGATCVRLGVGLPGSISPRSGLIRGANSVYLNDKRFGEDLAQRLARPVRVTNDANCLALSEAADGAGAGERVVFAAILGTGCGGGVVVDGQIIEGRNGFAGEWGHFPLPWPKPEEYPGPDCWCGRKGCLETWIAGPSFSRDAGFENGQATMEAVAAGDPAALAALDRYVDRVGRALAVICDVIDPDVIVLGGGMSNVDALYERLPAAIAPHVFSDVFETPVKKAVHGDSSGVRGAVWLWPQEL encoded by the coding sequence ATGATCCGGTTCGGTATCGATTTCGGCGGCACCAAGATCGAGGCCGCCGCCCTCAACGCGGCGGGTGAGTTCGTGGCCCGCGTCCGCAAGCCGAACCCGGGGAACTATCAGGACGCGCTCGAGGTGGTCGCCCAGCTGGTCACCGACGCCGAGACCATGGCCGGCGCGACCTGCGTGCGGCTGGGCGTAGGCCTGCCCGGCTCGATCTCGCCCAGGAGCGGCCTGATCCGCGGGGCCAACAGCGTCTATCTGAACGACAAGCGCTTCGGCGAGGACCTGGCCCAGCGCCTGGCGCGCCCGGTGCGCGTGACCAACGACGCCAACTGCCTGGCCCTGTCCGAGGCCGCCGACGGCGCGGGCGCCGGCGAGCGCGTGGTCTTCGCCGCCATCCTGGGCACCGGCTGCGGCGGCGGCGTGGTGGTCGACGGCCAGATTATCGAGGGGCGCAACGGTTTCGCCGGCGAGTGGGGCCACTTCCCCCTGCCCTGGCCCAAGCCCGAGGAATATCCCGGCCCCGACTGCTGGTGCGGCCGCAAGGGCTGCCTGGAGACCTGGATCGCCGGCCCAAGCTTCTCCCGCGACGCGGGCTTCGAAAACGGCCAGGCGACGATGGAAGCCGTCGCCGCCGGCGATCCCGCCGCCCTGGCGGCGCTGGACCGCTATGTCGACCGCGTCGGCCGCGCCCTGGCGGTGATCTGCGACGTGATCGATCCTGACGTCATCGTCCTGGGCGGCGGCATGTCGAACGTCGACGCACTCTATGAGCGCCTGCCCGCCGCCATCGCCCCGCATGTCTTCTCCGACGTCTTCGAGACGCCCGTGAAGAAGGCCGTCCACGGCGACAGCTCCGGCGTGCGCGGCGCGGTCTGGCTGTGGCCGCAGGAGCTCTGA
- the divK gene encoding cell-cycle response regulator DivK, producing MTKKVLIVEDNELNMKLFHDLLEAQGYETLQTREGLSALSIARDNKPDLILMDIQLPEISGLEVTKWLKEDDELAHIPVVAVTAFAMKGDEERIREGGCEAYISKPISVVHFLETIKRLLERQPA from the coding sequence ATGACGAAGAAGGTCCTCATCGTGGAGGATAACGAGCTGAACATGAAGCTCTTTCATGATCTGCTCGAGGCCCAGGGTTACGAGACCCTGCAGACCCGCGAGGGTCTGTCGGCGCTGTCCATTGCCCGTGACAACAAGCCCGACCTGATTCTGATGGACATCCAGCTGCCCGAGATCTCGGGCCTGGAAGTCACCAAGTGGCTCAAGGAAGACGACGAGCTGGCCCACATTCCGGTGGTGGCCGTCACGGCCTTCGCCATGAAGGGCGACGAGGAACGCATCCGCGAGGGCGGTTGCGAGGCCTACATCTCCAAGCCGATCTCGGTGGTCCACTTCCTCGAAACCATCAAGCGCCTCCTGGAAAGACAGCCCGCATGA
- the clpS gene encoding ATP-dependent Clp protease adapter ClpS: MAERKQGGQSNGAGSSVVTEVKPKTQKPSLYRVLILNDDYTPMEFVVYVLERFFNKSREDATRIMLHVHQNGVGVCGVYTYEVAETKVAQVIDSARRHQHPLQCTMEKD, translated from the coding sequence ATGGCCGAGCGGAAGCAAGGCGGACAAAGCAACGGCGCTGGGTCGTCGGTCGTCACGGAAGTGAAGCCGAAGACGCAGAAGCCTTCGCTTTATCGAGTTCTGATTCTCAACGACGACTACACTCCGATGGAGTTCGTGGTCTACGTTCTCGAACGGTTCTTCAACAAGTCGCGTGAAGACGCTACTCGCATCATGCTGCACGTTCACCAAAACGGTGTCGGCGTCTGCGGTGTTTACACTTACGAAGTCGCAGAAACCAAGGTCGCCCAAGTCATCGACTCGGCACGACGCCATCAGCACCCCCTGCAGTGCACCATGGAAAAGGACTGA